In Candidatus Vicinibacter proximus, the following are encoded in one genomic region:
- the rpoC gene encoding DNA-directed RNA polymerase subunit beta' yields MSFKNKTFKQDQDFEKITVSLSSPDEILERSYGEILKPETINYRSYKPERDGLFCERIFGPVKDYECYCGKYKRIRYKGIVCDRCGVEVTEKKVRRERMGHIKLVVPVVHIWFFKSLPNKIGYLLGLSSKKLESVIYYERFVVVQPGLAAQHGRNLLDLITEEEYFETLESLPKENQMLDDKDPNKFVAKMGAEAIFDLLQRINLDDLSFELRHQASNESSQQRKSEALKRLRVVEAFREGLNNKNHRPDYMIIQYLPVIPPELRPLVPLDGGRFASSDLNDLYRRVIIRNNRLKRLLEIKAPEVILRNEKRMLQEAVDSLFDNSRKSNAVKAEGGRALKSLSDILKGKQGRFRQNLLGKRVDYSGRSVIVVGPTLKLHECGLPKGMAAELFKPFIIRKLIERGVVKTVKSAKKLVDRKDPIIWDILENILKGHPVLLNRAPTLHRLSIQAFQPTLVEGKAIQLHPLVCGAFNADFDGDQMAVHVPLSNASILEAQLLMLAPHNMLNPQDGSPVTLPSQDMVLGLYYLTKERVTEKTIKEPVFYSSEEVIISFNEGKISLHDPIKVKARAEDDNGEMVQKIVKTTVGRVIFNEAVPLSVPFVNELMTKKHLKQYIGEIIQRTNFAVTAKFLDDIKDMGFFWAFKAGLSFNLGDLITPSIKAKTLVDAQKEVDEVWDSYNMGLITNNERYNQIIDRWTYADNRITDNLMKELALHKGGFNSVYMMLHSGARGSKQQIKQLCGLRGLMAKPRKSGDTGGAIIENPILSNFQDGLSVLEYFISTHGARKGLADTALKTADAGYLTRRLVDVAQDVVITDEDCNTLRGIDTSALIDNDKVIENLSSRIQGRFTLNNVHHPVTDEVIIAAGEYIDEKTANYIEKSGVEYVMIRSVLTCEARKGVCTKCYGKNMATGRITETGDAVGIIAAQSIGEPGTQLTLRTFHVGGVAAVSKAESEVTAKFDGIIEFDGVKFAESHEGGVKSHVVLSRSGEIKVLDPDNRKLLTSAHVPYGATLLIKDGQKVTKGEILCNWDPFNALIVSEFSGIVKFDSIEEGVTFRMERDDQTGYSEKIIIESKNKKKIPAIFIVSPSGEELKSYSLPVGAYISIEDNEEISAGQKIGKIPRNVSKVSDITGGLPRVTELFEARNPSNPAVVSEIDGIVIYGKIKRGNREIFVEDERTGQRRKYLIGLSKHILVQEGDFIRAGLPLSDGTIAPRDILQIKGLFAVQSYLVNGVQEVYRSQGININDKHIEVIVRQMMRWVQIEDPGDTTLLEGEPVDKWTFIAENDNIFDKKVITEAGDSVKLKRGQLVSIRQLREENSFLKRNDKKICEFRDAVSATSSSLLLGITRASLGTSSWISAASFQETTKVLSSAAIAAKSDDLSGLKENVIIGKKIPAGTGQKIYKDLLVNTGFRRKHSSEL; encoded by the coding sequence ATGTCGTTTAAGAATAAAACTTTCAAACAAGATCAGGATTTTGAAAAAATCACCGTGAGTTTGTCTTCTCCGGATGAAATTCTCGAAAGATCCTATGGTGAGATTTTAAAGCCAGAGACTATTAATTATCGTTCTTATAAACCAGAAAGAGATGGGTTATTTTGCGAACGAATTTTTGGTCCGGTTAAAGATTATGAGTGTTACTGTGGGAAGTACAAAAGAATTAGATATAAAGGGATAGTTTGTGACCGCTGTGGGGTTGAAGTTACTGAGAAAAAGGTAAGAAGAGAAAGGATGGGGCACATTAAACTTGTTGTACCTGTTGTTCATATTTGGTTTTTCAAGTCCCTTCCTAATAAAATTGGTTACTTACTTGGACTATCTTCGAAGAAACTTGAGTCCGTCATTTATTACGAAAGGTTTGTCGTCGTTCAACCAGGTTTGGCTGCCCAGCATGGAAGGAATCTATTGGATCTCATAACTGAGGAAGAGTATTTTGAAACTTTGGAAAGCCTTCCAAAAGAGAACCAAATGTTGGATGATAAAGATCCAAACAAGTTTGTAGCAAAAATGGGCGCTGAAGCCATTTTTGACTTATTACAAAGGATAAACTTGGACGATCTTTCCTTTGAATTAAGACATCAGGCTTCTAATGAATCATCTCAACAAAGAAAATCCGAGGCACTCAAGAGATTGAGGGTGGTTGAAGCTTTCAGAGAGGGCTTAAACAATAAGAATCATAGGCCGGACTACATGATCATACAATACCTTCCAGTGATTCCACCAGAATTAAGACCTTTGGTGCCTTTGGATGGTGGACGTTTCGCTAGTTCGGATTTAAATGATTTGTACCGTCGGGTAATCATTAGAAATAACCGTCTAAAAAGATTGTTAGAAATTAAGGCGCCTGAAGTTATCCTCAGGAATGAGAAAAGAATGTTACAAGAGGCGGTAGATTCCTTATTTGATAATTCCAGAAAATCTAATGCGGTAAAAGCTGAAGGTGGTCGGGCGTTAAAATCACTGAGTGATATTCTAAAGGGAAAGCAAGGGCGTTTTAGACAGAACCTACTCGGAAAACGGGTAGATTATAGTGGTCGTTCAGTAATTGTAGTTGGACCTACTTTAAAGTTACACGAATGTGGTCTACCTAAAGGGATGGCAGCTGAATTATTCAAGCCTTTTATTATTAGAAAATTAATTGAAAGAGGAGTTGTTAAAACAGTTAAATCAGCCAAAAAATTGGTAGACCGAAAGGATCCAATTATTTGGGATATTCTTGAAAATATTTTAAAAGGTCATCCAGTATTGTTGAACCGTGCCCCAACACTTCACCGACTTTCAATACAGGCTTTCCAACCAACTCTTGTAGAAGGTAAAGCAATTCAATTACACCCATTGGTATGTGGTGCATTTAACGCGGACTTCGATGGTGACCAAATGGCAGTTCACGTACCTTTAAGTAACGCTTCAATTCTTGAGGCTCAGTTACTTATGCTTGCTCCTCACAATATGTTAAATCCACAGGACGGTTCTCCTGTAACCTTGCCTTCTCAAGACATGGTCTTGGGGCTATATTATCTGACTAAAGAAAGAGTAACTGAAAAAACAATTAAAGAGCCGGTATTTTACAGTTCTGAAGAGGTAATTATTTCATTTAATGAAGGTAAAATTTCATTACATGATCCAATAAAGGTAAAGGCAAGAGCTGAGGATGATAATGGCGAAATGGTACAAAAAATTGTAAAGACCACGGTAGGAAGGGTGATCTTTAATGAAGCTGTACCACTGAGTGTTCCTTTTGTTAATGAATTGATGACTAAAAAACATCTGAAACAATACATTGGGGAAATTATCCAGCGAACAAATTTTGCTGTTACAGCCAAATTCCTGGATGATATCAAGGATATGGGCTTCTTTTGGGCTTTTAAAGCAGGACTTTCATTCAATCTTGGGGATTTAATAACGCCATCCATTAAAGCCAAAACCCTTGTTGATGCTCAAAAGGAAGTTGATGAAGTGTGGGATAGCTACAATATGGGTTTAATCACAAATAATGAGCGTTACAATCAAATTATTGACCGATGGACCTATGCGGATAATAGAATTACCGACAATTTGATGAAGGAATTAGCCTTACATAAGGGAGGGTTTAATTCAGTATACATGATGTTGCATTCCGGTGCTAGAGGATCCAAACAACAGATTAAGCAGCTTTGTGGGTTGAGAGGACTAATGGCAAAGCCTAGAAAATCAGGAGATACAGGAGGTGCAATCATTGAAAATCCGATTCTTTCCAATTTTCAGGATGGACTTTCAGTTCTTGAGTATTTTATATCCACCCACGGTGCGCGTAAGGGTCTAGCAGATACAGCATTAAAGACAGCGGATGCCGGGTATCTTACCAGGAGGTTGGTGGATGTAGCTCAGGATGTCGTTATTACAGATGAAGATTGTAATACGCTTAGAGGTATTGATACTTCAGCTTTGATTGACAATGACAAGGTTATAGAGAATTTATCCTCTAGAATTCAAGGTAGATTTACCTTGAATAATGTCCATCATCCGGTTACAGATGAAGTTATCATTGCTGCAGGAGAATATATTGATGAGAAAACTGCTAATTATATAGAGAAATCTGGTGTAGAATACGTAATGATTCGTTCTGTGCTTACTTGTGAGGCTCGGAAGGGAGTTTGCACCAAATGTTATGGCAAGAATATGGCTACCGGTAGAATTACGGAGACCGGAGATGCTGTTGGTATAATTGCAGCCCAAAGTATTGGAGAGCCGGGAACACAGTTAACCCTTAGGACGTTCCACGTGGGTGGGGTTGCAGCGGTTTCAAAAGCCGAATCAGAAGTTACAGCCAAGTTTGATGGAATTATTGAATTTGATGGTGTAAAATTTGCCGAATCGCATGAAGGTGGTGTTAAATCTCATGTTGTGCTGTCTCGTTCGGGTGAAATAAAAGTGCTAGATCCAGATAATAGGAAATTACTTACCAGCGCACATGTACCTTATGGAGCTACTTTGTTAATCAAGGATGGCCAGAAGGTTACTAAAGGAGAAATCTTGTGTAACTGGGATCCTTTTAATGCATTGATAGTGTCAGAGTTTTCGGGAATTGTAAAATTTGACTCGATAGAGGAGGGCGTAACTTTCAGAATGGAAAGGGATGATCAAACCGGATATTCCGAAAAAATTATAATTGAATCCAAGAATAAGAAAAAGATTCCTGCAATTTTTATTGTGAGTCCTAGTGGAGAAGAACTAAAAAGTTATTCTTTGCCTGTGGGAGCATATATTTCCATAGAGGATAATGAAGAAATCTCAGCAGGTCAAAAAATTGGAAAAATTCCAAGAAACGTAAGTAAAGTATCAGATATTACAGGAGGTCTTCCAAGGGTTACAGAATTATTTGAAGCTCGAAATCCTTCAAATCCAGCTGTTGTATCAGAAATTGATGGTATCGTTATTTATGGAAAAATCAAAAGAGGAAATAGAGAGATTTTCGTAGAAGATGAAAGGACAGGACAAAGAAGAAAATATTTGATAGGATTATCCAAACATATTCTCGTGCAAGAAGGTGATTTTATCAGAGCCGGTCTACCACTTTCGGACGGAACTATTGCGCCTCGTGATATCCTCCAAATCAAAGGTCTCTTCGCAGTACAATCTTATTTGGTGAATGGTGTCCAGGAAGTTTATCGTTCTCAGGGGATAAACATCAATGATAAACATATTGAGGTAATCGTAAGGCAAATGATGCGTTGGGTTCAAATAGAAGATCCAGGTGATACTACTTTACTTGAAGGAGAACCAGTTGATAAGTGGACATTTATTGCAGAGAATGATAATATTTTTGACAAAAAAGTGATCACCGAAGCAGGAGATTCAGTTAAACTTAAACGAGGTCAATTGGTATCCATCAGACAGTTGAGAGAAGAAAATTCATTTCTAAAAAGGAACGACAAGAAAATTTGTGAATTTAGAGATGCAGTTTCGGCCACATCCAGCTCCCTGCTTTTGGGTATAACAAGGGCATCCCTTGGAACAAGTAGCTGGATCTCAGCGGCATCTTTCCAAGAAACCACAAAAGTATTAAGTTCAGCAGCAATAGCTGCCAAGTCTGATGACTTATCAGGCTTGAAAGAGAATGTGATCATTGGAAAGAAAATACCTGCTGGTACTGGTCAAAAGATTTACAAAGATCTTTTGGTTAATACAGGTTTTAGGAGAAAGCATTCTTCTGAATTGTAA
- the rpoB gene encoding DNA-directed RNA polymerase subunit beta encodes MAVSVVNKNSRSRHSFSKASLSTFYPDFLEIQLKSFKEFFQLETTPDKRTNEGLFKVFKENFPISDARSIFMLEFLDYYVDPPRYDIDECVQRGLTYSVPLKARLRLSCNDEEHVDFKTIEQDVFLGNIPYMTPKGTFVINGAERVVVSQLHRSPGVFFSQSYHPNGTKIFSARVIPFKGAWMEFATDINMVMYAYIDRKKKFPVTTLLRAIGFDTDKDILNLFNLAEEIKASAKELKKAIGRKLAARVLRRWTEDFVDEDTGELVTLERNEIILERDTILDEDNIKQVQEANVDTIILQKEDIEEDYSIIYNTLQKDPSSSELEAVTHIYRQLRGSDPPDEETARGIIDKLFFSDKRYNLGEVGRYKINNRLKLNTSDAVLVLTKEDIISIVKYLVSLINQKAELDDIDHLSNRRVRSVGEQLFAQFGVGLARMARTIRERMNVRDNEVFTPIDLINARTLSSVINSFFGTSQLSQFLDQTNPLSEITHKRRISALGPGGLSRERAGFEVRDVHYSHYGRLCTIETPEGPNIGLISTLCVHARINPMGFLETPYWKVENGKVNLNHGIKFLSAEEEDYAKIAQANVPVNKKGEFQIDRMKGREHGEFPIFEPGDLNYMDVAPNQIVGVSASLIPFLENDDANRALMGSNMQRQAVPLIKPQAPIVGTGLEGKVALDSRMLINAEGDGTVEFVDANKIVIRYDHSADEQLVSFEDSVKEYPLTKFARTNQATCINLKPIVMKGDRVTAGTILSEGYATESGELALGTNLQVAFMPWKGYNFEDAIVISERVIQEDVFTSIHIESFELEVRDTKLGEEELTNDIPNVSEEATKDLDENGIIRIGANVEEGDILIGKITPKGETDPTPEEKLLRAIFGDKAGDVKDASLKVPPSIEGVVIDKQLYARAKKDKFQKVQEKDLLQRLEDKHNVILNELRIILVDKLLKIVKDQVSAGVKSIYGEEVISKGTKYTNTSLKKIDFNKVDYANWTKDEDKNKMIATLLHNFNIKVSEEIGRFKREKFNISIGDELPSGVLKLAKVYIAKKRKLKVGDKLAGRHGNKGIVSKIVRVEDMPFLEDGTPVDIVLNPLGVPSRMNLGQIFETVLGWAGKKLGMHFATPIFDGATIHDIDDYIKKADLPAFGQSYLIDGETGDRFHQQATVGVIYMLKLSHMVDDKMHARSIGPYSLITQQPLGGKAQFGGQRFGEMEVWALEAFGASNILRELLTLKSDDIIGRAKTYEAIVKGENLPEPNIPESFNVLIHELRGLVLDVKFE; translated from the coding sequence ATGGCTGTAAGCGTTGTTAACAAGAACTCAAGATCGAGACACAGTTTTTCCAAAGCTTCACTAAGCACTTTTTATCCTGATTTTTTGGAAATTCAATTGAAATCATTTAAAGAATTTTTTCAATTGGAAACCACTCCTGACAAGAGAACCAATGAAGGATTGTTTAAGGTTTTTAAGGAAAACTTTCCAATTTCAGATGCCAGGAGCATTTTTATGCTTGAATTTTTGGATTATTATGTGGATCCTCCCCGTTATGACATTGATGAATGTGTCCAAAGAGGTTTGACTTATAGTGTTCCCTTAAAAGCTCGTCTCAGACTTTCGTGTAATGATGAAGAGCACGTTGATTTCAAGACAATTGAGCAAGATGTGTTTCTAGGAAACATACCATATATGACCCCAAAAGGCACATTTGTTATTAATGGTGCAGAAAGGGTTGTAGTTTCCCAATTACACCGTTCACCGGGTGTGTTTTTTAGTCAGTCTTATCACCCTAATGGTACAAAAATTTTCTCCGCAAGAGTAATTCCTTTCAAAGGAGCTTGGATGGAGTTTGCTACAGACATCAACATGGTGATGTATGCATATATTGACAGAAAGAAAAAGTTTCCGGTAACCACTCTTTTGAGGGCTATTGGATTTGATACAGATAAAGATATTTTGAATTTGTTCAATCTTGCAGAGGAGATTAAAGCTTCTGCAAAAGAACTCAAAAAAGCAATTGGCAGAAAGCTGGCAGCAAGGGTTCTGAGAAGATGGACTGAGGATTTTGTAGATGAGGATACTGGTGAGTTGGTAACTTTAGAGAGAAATGAAATTATTCTGGAAAGGGACACCATACTTGATGAAGATAATATCAAACAAGTTCAAGAAGCGAATGTAGATACCATTATCCTTCAAAAAGAAGATATTGAGGAGGATTATTCAATCATTTACAATACGCTACAAAAAGACCCTTCCAGTTCTGAATTAGAAGCTGTTACTCATATATATAGACAACTAAGAGGATCAGATCCTCCTGATGAGGAAACTGCGAGAGGAATTATCGACAAATTATTCTTTTCAGATAAAAGATATAATCTTGGAGAGGTAGGTCGCTATAAGATAAATAATCGTCTCAAATTAAATACCTCTGATGCTGTTCTGGTTCTAACTAAAGAAGATATTATTTCCATCGTAAAATATCTTGTTTCCCTTATAAATCAAAAAGCAGAACTGGATGATATAGATCACCTTTCCAATAGAAGGGTACGATCCGTAGGGGAGCAATTGTTTGCGCAATTTGGGGTTGGATTGGCCAGAATGGCCAGAACTATTCGTGAAAGAATGAATGTTCGCGACAATGAAGTGTTTACGCCTATTGATTTGATCAATGCAAGAACTCTTTCTTCTGTGATTAATTCATTTTTTGGTACCAGCCAACTTTCACAATTTTTGGATCAAACAAATCCTTTGTCTGAGATTACCCATAAGAGGAGAATATCTGCACTAGGCCCCGGGGGACTTTCAAGGGAAAGGGCAGGTTTCGAAGTCAGGGACGTACACTATTCACATTATGGGCGATTGTGTACGATTGAGACGCCTGAAGGACCTAATATTGGGCTAATTTCAACACTTTGCGTACACGCAAGAATTAACCCAATGGGCTTTTTAGAAACCCCTTACTGGAAAGTTGAAAATGGAAAAGTTAACCTGAATCATGGGATAAAGTTTCTATCGGCAGAAGAAGAGGATTATGCAAAAATTGCACAAGCCAATGTGCCAGTTAATAAAAAAGGAGAATTTCAGATTGACCGAATGAAAGGTCGCGAACATGGTGAGTTTCCAATATTTGAACCTGGAGATCTTAATTACATGGACGTTGCACCAAATCAAATTGTGGGAGTTTCCGCATCTTTGATCCCTTTTCTTGAAAATGATGATGCAAATAGAGCATTGATGGGATCCAACATGCAACGTCAAGCAGTTCCTTTGATTAAACCTCAGGCACCAATAGTTGGGACCGGATTGGAAGGAAAAGTGGCACTTGATTCCAGGATGTTGATAAACGCAGAAGGAGATGGTACTGTTGAATTTGTTGATGCAAATAAGATTGTCATTAGATATGATCATTCAGCAGATGAACAATTAGTTTCCTTTGAAGACAGTGTTAAAGAGTATCCATTAACAAAGTTTGCTAGAACTAACCAGGCTACTTGCATTAACCTAAAACCAATTGTAATGAAAGGGGATCGGGTAACTGCTGGTACGATCCTTAGTGAAGGATATGCAACAGAGTCAGGAGAATTAGCATTGGGAACAAATCTTCAAGTAGCATTTATGCCATGGAAAGGTTACAATTTTGAAGATGCTATTGTTATTTCAGAGCGAGTTATTCAAGAAGATGTTTTTACTTCCATACATATTGAAAGCTTTGAATTAGAAGTTCGAGATACCAAATTAGGAGAAGAGGAGCTGACCAACGATATTCCAAATGTCAGTGAGGAAGCCACCAAAGATTTAGATGAAAATGGTATTATCCGAATTGGTGCTAACGTTGAAGAAGGAGATATACTTATAGGTAAAATTACACCAAAAGGAGAGACAGATCCAACGCCAGAAGAGAAATTACTTCGTGCTATTTTTGGGGATAAAGCTGGAGATGTTAAGGATGCATCTTTGAAGGTTCCACCTTCAATCGAAGGAGTTGTAATTGACAAACAACTTTATGCCAGAGCTAAGAAGGATAAATTTCAAAAAGTTCAGGAAAAAGATTTGTTGCAGCGACTTGAAGATAAACACAATGTTATCCTTAATGAATTGAGGATTATTTTGGTAGACAAATTGCTCAAAATAGTAAAAGATCAAGTTTCTGCAGGTGTTAAAAGTATTTACGGTGAGGAAGTAATTTCTAAAGGAACAAAGTATACAAACACTTCATTGAAGAAGATTGACTTTAATAAAGTTGATTATGCCAATTGGACTAAAGATGAAGATAAGAATAAAATGATCGCAACCTTACTTCACAATTTCAATATTAAAGTTAGTGAGGAGATAGGTAGATTTAAACGTGAGAAATTTAACATCAGCATTGGGGACGAGTTACCTTCTGGAGTATTAAAATTGGCAAAGGTCTATATTGCCAAGAAGAGGAAACTAAAGGTAGGGGATAAATTAGCCGGTCGACATGGTAACAAAGGAATTGTTTCAAAGATTGTAAGGGTGGAAGATATGCCATTTCTAGAAGATGGCACGCCAGTGGATATTGTTTTGAATCCTTTGGGTGTACCATCTAGGATGAATCTAGGCCAGATTTTTGAAACTGTTTTGGGTTGGGCAGGTAAGAAATTAGGGATGCATTTTGCAACCCCTATATTTGACGGTGCCACAATTCATGACATTGATGACTATATCAAAAAAGCAGACCTCCCAGCCTTTGGTCAATCCTATCTGATCGATGGAGAAACAGGTGATAGATTTCATCAACAGGCAACGGTTGGTGTAATTTATATGCTGAAGCTTTCCCATATGGTGGATGATAAAATGCACGCAAGGTCTATTGGACCATACTCATTGATCACACAGCAACCTCTTGGTGGTAAAGCTCAATTTGGAGGTCAAAGATTTGGAGAAATGGAGGTTTGGGCTCTTGAAGCTTTTGGAGCCTCTAATATTTTGCGGGAATTACTAACATTAAAGTCTGACGATATTATTGGTAGGGCAAAGACATATGAAGCAATTGTCAAGGGTGAAAACCTTCCTGAACCTAACATTCCTGAATCATTTAATGTGTTGATTCATGAATTAAGAGGTCTTGTACTTGATGTAAAATTTGAATAA
- the rplL gene encoding 50S ribosomal protein L7/L12 → MVDVNALAEQLVNLTIKEVNELASVLKDQYGIEPAAAAVAVAAAPAAAEGGAAAAEQTEFDVILKSGGANKLNVIKEVKNILNLGLKEAKDLVDGAPSVLKQGVSKEEANSLKDTLTAAGAEIEVK, encoded by the coding sequence ATGGTTGATGTAAATGCTTTAGCTGAACAACTGGTGAACCTAACCATTAAAGAGGTTAATGAGCTTGCTTCAGTTCTTAAAGATCAATATGGAATTGAGCCTGCTGCTGCAGCTGTTGCTGTTGCTGCTGCTCCTGCTGCCGCTGAAGGAGGCGCTGCTGCTGCTGAACAAACTGAATTTGACGTAATACTTAAATCCGGAGGAGCGAACAAACTTAATGTTATTAAGGAGGTTAAAAACATCCTTAATTTAGGTTTGAAAGAAGCTAAGGATTTAGTTGACGGAGCTCCATCTGTGTTAAAGCAAGGAGTTTCAAAAGAAGAAGCTAATTCCTTGAAAGATACTTTGACAGCTGCCGGGGCAGAAATTGAAGTAAAATAA
- a CDS encoding 50S ribosomal protein L10, which yields MTREEKTLAIEQLKDKFSQAQFFYITDSSTLTVEQVNNFRRLCFDKGIEMQVVKNKLAKKALQGIEKNGEYSEIYSSLEGPSAILFTENAKEPAHLLEAFRKTHERPLLKAAYIDTDVFTGDDQIKVLVKLKSKEDLIGEVLMLLQSPATRVIGALKSGGSTIAGLVKTLQERSEGNS from the coding sequence ATGACTCGCGAAGAAAAAACATTGGCAATAGAACAATTGAAAGATAAATTTTCCCAGGCTCAATTCTTTTATATAACGGACTCTTCTACTTTAACAGTAGAACAGGTCAATAATTTTAGGAGATTGTGTTTTGACAAAGGGATCGAGATGCAGGTTGTAAAAAACAAGCTTGCAAAAAAAGCACTTCAAGGTATTGAAAAGAATGGAGAATATTCTGAAATATATTCCTCCCTTGAAGGCCCAAGTGCAATTCTTTTTACAGAAAATGCAAAAGAACCAGCACACCTTCTTGAAGCTTTCAGAAAGACTCATGAAAGACCTTTACTAAAAGCAGCCTATATTGACACAGATGTATTTACAGGGGATGATCAGATTAAGGTTTTAGTAAAACTGAAATCTAAAGAAGATTTGATTGGTGAGGTATTGATGTTGTTACAATCACCGGCTACAAGAGTTATAGGTGCTTTAAAGTCCGGTGGATCAACTATTGCAGGTTTGGTAAAAACATTGCAGGAAAGGTCTGAAGGAAATTCATAA
- a CDS encoding 50S ribosomal protein L1 → MAKVSKKRQKSNALVDVAKFYNLEEACGLVKEVNTTKFDSSVDLHVRLGVDPRKPDQAIRGTVTLPNGTGKTKRVLVLCTPDKEAEATAAGADFVGLDEYLQKIEGGWTDIDVIIAMPTVMAKLGKIGRILGPRGLMPNPKTGTVTMDIANAVNEVKGGKIAFRVDKFGIIHASVGRVSFSPIKLKENAEELLQAINKMKPSSSKGAYFKSISMASSMSPGLKIDPKVVR, encoded by the coding sequence ATGGCAAAAGTTTCTAAGAAAAGGCAAAAATCAAATGCCTTAGTTGATGTTGCCAAATTCTACAACCTTGAGGAGGCTTGTGGTTTGGTAAAAGAAGTTAACACTACAAAATTTGATTCATCGGTAGACCTTCATGTAAGGCTTGGTGTTGACCCTCGTAAACCTGATCAGGCGATAAGAGGCACTGTAACTTTACCAAATGGTACGGGTAAGACAAAAAGAGTTCTTGTACTTTGTACTCCCGATAAAGAAGCAGAAGCTACTGCAGCTGGGGCTGATTTTGTAGGTCTAGATGAATATTTACAAAAAATTGAAGGTGGTTGGACAGATATCGACGTTATTATCGCGATGCCAACTGTAATGGCTAAATTGGGAAAAATTGGTCGTATTTTGGGACCAAGAGGACTCATGCCAAACCCCAAGACTGGTACAGTTACCATGGATATTGCAAATGCCGTTAATGAAGTGAAAGGTGGTAAAATTGCATTTCGGGTGGATAAATTTGGAATCATTCACGCATCTGTAGGCAGGGTTTCTTTTTCTCCTATTAAGTTAAAAGAAAATGCTGAAGAATTACTTCAGGCTATTAATAAAATGAAGCCTTCTTCATCCAAGGGTGCATATTTTAAATCAATTTCCATGGCCTCTTCCATGAGTCCAGGACTGAAGATTGATCCAAAAGTAGTTCGTTAA
- the rplK gene encoding 50S ribosomal protein L11, with protein MAKEIETFIKLQVKGGQANPAPPVGPALGSKGVNIMEFCKRFNAKTQDTPGKLLPVVITVFKDKSFDFVVKTPPAAIQLLELSKVAKGSPEPNRKKVGSVSWSQVEEIAKIKMPDLNAFTLESAMKMVAGSARSMGLTVSGTPPWES; from the coding sequence ATGGCTAAGGAAATTGAAACTTTTATTAAACTTCAGGTAAAAGGCGGTCAGGCTAACCCGGCACCACCTGTAGGTCCGGCTTTAGGTTCCAAGGGGGTAAATATAATGGAGTTTTGTAAGCGGTTTAACGCAAAAACACAAGACACTCCAGGTAAGTTACTTCCCGTAGTTATCACAGTTTTTAAAGATAAGTCTTTTGATTTTGTGGTTAAGACACCACCTGCAGCTATTCAATTACTTGAGCTTTCAAAGGTAGCTAAAGGTTCACCTGAACCCAATAGAAAAAAAGTAGGTTCTGTGAGCTGGAGTCAGGTTGAAGAAATTGCAAAAATTAAAATGCCGGATTTGAATGCTTTCACTTTGGAATCTGCCATGAAAATGGTTGCAGGTTCAGCAAGAAGTATGGGGCTTACAGTATCTGGAACCCCACCTTGGGAAAGTTAA
- the nusG gene encoding transcription termination/antitermination factor NusG → MADDKRWYSLRVISGKEKRIRERLIADILRSGWSEIVTQVIVPSEKVYKIRNSKKVIMERNILPGYLLVEAVPSKFSGEIIQHIANLPDIIHFLGKNNPIPMTSVEANRMLGKVDESQEAGETMIEPFIVGETVKIIDGPFNDFIGDVKDVNEEKKKLKVIVKIFGRGTEVELNFMQVEKNN, encoded by the coding sequence ATGGCTGACGACAAAAGGTGGTACTCGCTTAGAGTGATTAGCGGAAAAGAAAAGAGAATCCGGGAGAGGCTGATAGCAGACATTCTTAGATCGGGTTGGAGTGAAATTGTCACACAGGTGATAGTTCCTTCAGAGAAAGTCTATAAAATCAGGAACAGCAAGAAAGTAATCATGGAAAGGAATATCCTTCCAGGTTATTTGTTGGTGGAAGCAGTCCCTTCAAAATTTAGTGGAGAGATTATTCAACACATTGCAAATCTTCCAGATATTATTCATTTTTTGGGTAAGAATAATCCGATACCAATGACATCCGTTGAAGCCAACAGAATGTTGGGTAAGGTAGATGAGTCACAGGAGGCAGGAGAGACAATGATTGAGCCTTTCATTGTCGGAGAAACTGTCAAAATTATAGATGGACCATTTAATGATTTCATTGGAGATGTGAAAGACGTTAATGAAGAAAAAAAGAAATTGAAAGTAATTGTAAAAATATTTGGACGAGGCACTGAAGTTGAATTAAACTTCATGCAAGTTGAAAAAAATAATTAA
- the secE gene encoding preprotein translocase subunit SecE, translating into MDKLLLYLRESYNELLDKVTWPTWPNLLDSARVVIIASSIIAVVILIMDLVFNGLLGFVYNA; encoded by the coding sequence ATGGATAAGCTTTTATTATATTTAAGGGAAAGTTATAATGAGTTGCTGGATAAAGTGACTTGGCCTACTTGGCCTAATCTTTTAGACAGCGCTAGGGTGGTAATCATTGCCTCTTCCATAATTGCTGTAGTAATACTTATTATGGACTTGGTTTTTAATGGTTTATTAGGATTCGTTTATAATGCTTAA